From a region of the Vaginimicrobium propionicum genome:
- a CDS encoding MoxR family ATPase: protein MADSAEEKMSTTQAAELLGRAIGQIQRVIVGQEHMVEQLMVGLLARGHILLEGVPGTAKTLAVRTFSKVVGGDFARVQFTPDLVPSDIVGTRVYSAAKETFDTELGPVFVNFVLADEINRAPAKVQSAMLELMAEKQVTIAGNTYQLPKPFIVIATQNPVESEGVYPLPEAQRDRFLLKVDIPYPKGNEELEILRRMSVRPPKAEQVMNPELTMQLQKHADNIFVHNLVAEYVVRLVLATRNPGDFGMPDLATVIQIGNSSRATLGLVAAARALALIHGRDYVLPSDIQAVAPDVMAHRLVLSFDAIADNISPLQVVERILAMVPAPTPVWKNNTSEQPKPQTGSRPPVPQPQAPQPGVPKNPQSPSRQAGYPPNPGGYPAQQARPVYPMPNNPGYPSTPQQGQQPPYPGRA from the coding sequence ATGGCAGATTCTGCTGAGGAAAAAATGTCCACCACGCAAGCCGCAGAGCTTCTTGGACGTGCCATCGGCCAGATTCAGCGCGTCATAGTCGGCCAAGAGCACATGGTCGAGCAGCTGATGGTTGGGCTCTTAGCTAGAGGTCATATTTTGCTCGAAGGTGTGCCTGGGACAGCAAAAACCCTAGCGGTACGCACTTTCTCGAAGGTTGTGGGTGGGGATTTCGCGCGTGTCCAGTTCACCCCTGACCTGGTGCCCAGCGACATTGTCGGCACCCGTGTCTATTCAGCAGCCAAAGAAACTTTTGATACCGAATTGGGGCCGGTTTTCGTCAATTTCGTGCTAGCGGACGAGATTAACCGTGCCCCCGCTAAAGTACAGTCAGCCATGTTGGAACTGATGGCTGAAAAACAGGTGACTATTGCTGGCAACACCTACCAGTTACCTAAGCCGTTCATCGTTATTGCTACTCAAAATCCGGTCGAATCTGAGGGTGTTTACCCGCTGCCGGAAGCTCAACGAGATCGTTTCTTATTGAAAGTTGATATTCCATATCCGAAAGGCAATGAAGAGCTAGAGATTTTACGTCGCATGTCAGTGAGGCCGCCGAAAGCCGAGCAAGTGATGAACCCCGAGCTAACTATGCAATTGCAGAAACATGCTGACAATATTTTCGTGCACAACCTGGTCGCTGAATACGTGGTGCGCCTGGTGCTGGCCACCAGAAATCCCGGCGACTTCGGTATGCCTGACTTAGCTACGGTTATCCAGATTGGTAACTCGTCCAGGGCAACTTTAGGGTTAGTTGCGGCGGCGCGCGCATTAGCTCTAATCCACGGCAGAGACTATGTATTGCCCTCCGATATTCAAGCTGTAGCCCCCGACGTTATGGCTCACCGCCTAGTGCTAAGTTTTGACGCTATTGCCGACAACATTTCGCCGTTGCAGGTAGTTGAACGGATATTAGCGATGGTGCCAGCGCCCACCCCGGTGTGGAAGAACAACACCAGCGAGCAGCCTAAACCTCAAACTGGGTCTAGGCCACCTGTACCTCAGCCGCAAGCGCCACAACCTGGCGTCCCGAAAAATCCACAAAGCCCTAGTCGGCAAGCGGGTTATCCTCCTAATCCTGGCGGATATCCAGCACAACAAGCTCGCCCTGTCTACCCCATGCCGAATAATCCCGGCTATCCGTCCACGCCTCAACAAGGCCAGCAACCACCCTATCCGGGGCGCGCCTAA
- a CDS encoding DUF58 domain-containing protein, with protein sequence MNQRPDFAPPKAKPVAAESVLRPPTGPTLSLRDLAPEAALRRLELTVVRRLEGFLQGDHFGLMPGPGSDLNDARVYVPGQDDVRRMDWAVTARTTVPHVRDTIADRELEIYALLDATPSMNWGTGEITKRDLGIAAIATLGFISQKMGDRFGGLVMHSDSVRRYPAMSGRQALYGLLRKMLDDPIEEDSAKATITLKDGIEALIRAQARRGMRIVVSDFLTAGDSEIDPQSAPDWERPLRRLAVRNQVLCVEVTDPAEEDFPDLGEVLIRDPETNFARYVNTSNAKARRAVNDATKKQRERTAAAMRRAGVGHIRLRTDNDWVSDIARFVLTYRRTAGIIHQPPQGVAK encoded by the coding sequence ATGAATCAGCGACCCGATTTCGCACCGCCTAAGGCCAAGCCTGTGGCGGCAGAATCGGTTTTGCGTCCGCCAACTGGTCCGACCCTATCGTTGCGTGATTTAGCTCCTGAAGCGGCTCTACGCAGACTTGAATTAACCGTAGTCAGAAGGTTAGAGGGGTTCCTGCAGGGTGACCATTTTGGGCTCATGCCAGGTCCTGGTTCTGATCTTAATGATGCGCGTGTCTACGTGCCTGGTCAAGATGATGTGCGTCGAATGGATTGGGCGGTGACAGCCAGAACAACCGTTCCGCATGTGCGCGACACTATCGCAGACCGGGAACTAGAAATCTATGCCCTCCTGGACGCGACTCCATCAATGAACTGGGGCACGGGTGAAATCACTAAACGCGATCTTGGGATAGCTGCTATTGCGACTTTGGGTTTCATTTCTCAAAAGATGGGGGATAGATTTGGCGGTTTGGTGATGCACTCAGATTCTGTGCGTCGCTATCCGGCCATGTCTGGACGCCAAGCCCTTTATGGTCTGTTAAGAAAAATGCTGGACGATCCCATAGAAGAGGATTCAGCTAAGGCCACTATTACGCTTAAAGATGGGATCGAGGCGCTTATTCGCGCTCAGGCGAGACGCGGAATGCGTATCGTAGTCTCAGATTTCTTAACCGCTGGGGATAGTGAAATTGACCCGCAATCTGCTCCAGATTGGGAGCGTCCATTGCGCAGACTAGCGGTACGTAACCAGGTGCTTTGTGTGGAGGTAACTGACCCAGCAGAAGAAGATTTCCCCGATCTAGGCGAAGTGCTGATCCGCGATCCAGAAACGAACTTTGCCCGCTATGTCAATACTTCAAATGCTAAAGCTAGACGAGCCGTAAACGATGCTACAAAAAAGCAACGAGAGCGAACCGCCGCAGCAATGAGGCGCGCTGGAGTAGGGCATATTCGGCTAAGAACAGATAACGACTGGGTAAGTGATATTGCCAGGTTCGTTCTTACTTATCGACGCACTGCTGGCATAATTCATCAACCTCCTCAGGGGGTGGCCAAGTGA
- a CDS encoding HAD-IIB family hydrolase, with amino-acid sequence MTIKLFATDLDGTFFNERSEISPLNESIVRRIATKGIVPVFATGRPAHYIKHLHDQFPDNAIGLVSNGALVYRIRDEKVLHEKTINGDIALEVAHDIINQLGERVGFAVEYRHSWGLDRHYAEIENSLPSVFVDTLENLLAGDRVLKFMIRAKGIATDDLADIVEPIVGDRLTVTFSFLSDNGMLEMSAPNVTKASALSLVLNDLGIDAKDVAAFGDMPNDLAMLNMVGMPFAMDNCHPALAHLPSAGDNNDSGVGRTLARLLSMSI; translated from the coding sequence ATGACCATAAAATTATTTGCCACCGACTTGGACGGCACCTTTTTCAATGAGCGCAGCGAAATTAGCCCATTAAATGAATCTATTGTTAGACGTATCGCCACCAAGGGCATAGTGCCGGTATTTGCTACTGGACGCCCAGCCCACTACATCAAACATCTTCATGATCAGTTTCCCGATAATGCCATCGGTTTAGTGAGTAACGGAGCATTGGTCTACCGCATCAGAGATGAAAAAGTTCTTCACGAGAAAACTATCAATGGTGATATCGCTCTTGAAGTCGCCCACGACATCATTAATCAACTAGGTGAACGGGTTGGTTTTGCCGTCGAATACCGTCATAGTTGGGGTTTAGATCGTCACTATGCGGAAATCGAAAATAGTTTGCCATCCGTTTTCGTCGATACTTTAGAAAACTTATTAGCGGGTGACCGGGTTCTAAAGTTTATGATTCGCGCTAAAGGCATTGCCACAGACGATTTAGCGGACATCGTTGAGCCCATCGTTGGTGATCGCTTGACTGTGACATTTTCTTTCCTCTCCGACAACGGCATGCTTGAGATGAGCGCCCCTAACGTGACTAAGGCGTCTGCCTTGTCGCTGGTGTTAAATGATTTAGGCATTGACGCTAAAGACGTCGCGGCTTTCGGGGATATGCCAAATGACCTGGCAATGCTAAATATGGTCGGGATGCCATTTGCTATGGACAACTGTCACCCGGCTCTTGCTCATTTGCCCTCAGCCGGCGACAACAACGACTCCGGGGTTGGTAGAACATTAGCCCGGCTTTTGTCAATGTCGATATAA